A genomic window from Actinomycetota bacterium includes:
- a CDS encoding cobaltochelatase subunit CobN, whose protein sequence is MSDGLMIQQDASDSLEESARKVLGERLLHRGAISKLHDLRARVLDLARRVDESDEIGALLNGFSGGYVESGPSGLITRGRDDVLPTGRNFYSLDPQRVPTKAAWRVGQRLAEALIAKHLDEEGRYPENVAIYWMCTDIMWADGEGMSQIFALLGVEPIWKPNGRLHGFEITPSSELGRPRIDVTIRVSGITRDNFQVCMDVVDDAVQAVAALDEPPEDNYVRKHVLERVLRDKDSAPSEAELRKAARRIFCARPGSYQAGVQLAVYASAWKEEKDLAEIFIKWNGYAYGRGVWGEESFLELAQSLQTVDITFNKVVTDESDLFACCCHFGTHGGLTAAARHFSGREVKGYYGDTRDPQHTEVRDLADEIRRIARAKLLNPKWIEGMKRHGYKGAGDISKRVGRVYGYAASTREVDDWIFDDIAKTFVIDQENREFFEENNPWAMEEIARRLLEAKERGLWDADPDVLDELRSQYLEIEGWIEDRMDGIEGDFQGGATDIVEFDDAEGWGEQIEAIRDVLDARE, encoded by the coding sequence GTGTCTGATGGCCTCATGATTCAGCAGGATGCAAGTGACAGTCTGGAAGAGAGCGCGCGCAAGGTGCTGGGAGAGCGGCTGCTCCATCGCGGCGCGATCTCCAAACTCCATGATCTTCGGGCTCGGGTGCTCGACTTGGCGCGTCGCGTCGATGAGTCGGATGAGATTGGCGCTCTGCTGAATGGCTTCTCTGGCGGTTATGTCGAGAGCGGTCCGTCCGGTCTCATAACGCGCGGGCGTGATGACGTCTTGCCGACAGGGAGGAACTTCTACTCCTTGGATCCCCAGCGTGTGCCAACGAAGGCGGCCTGGCGGGTCGGGCAGAGACTGGCCGAGGCCTTGATCGCCAAACATCTGGACGAGGAGGGGCGCTATCCAGAGAATGTCGCCATCTACTGGATGTGTACGGACATCATGTGGGCAGATGGCGAGGGTATGTCGCAGATATTCGCCCTCCTTGGAGTAGAGCCGATTTGGAAACCGAACGGTCGATTGCATGGATTCGAGATCACGCCTTCGTCGGAATTGGGGCGTCCAAGAATCGACGTGACGATCAGGGTCTCAGGAATAACGAGAGACAACTTCCAAGTCTGCATGGATGTCGTCGACGATGCCGTGCAGGCAGTTGCTGCCCTGGATGAGCCACCTGAGGACAACTACGTTCGAAAGCACGTGCTCGAGAGAGTGCTGCGTGACAAGGACAGTGCTCCCTCCGAAGCAGAATTGAGAAAGGCCGCACGGCGCATCTTCTGTGCCAGGCCGGGGTCCTACCAGGCGGGAGTCCAGCTCGCGGTCTATGCCTCCGCTTGGAAGGAAGAGAAGGATCTTGCTGAGATCTTCATCAAGTGGAACGGCTATGCGTACGGACGTGGTGTCTGGGGCGAGGAGTCCTTCCTCGAGCTTGCCCAGAGTCTGCAGACCGTGGACATCACCTTCAACAAGGTTGTCACCGATGAGTCAGACCTCTTCGCCTGCTGCTGTCATTTCGGCACACATGGTGGACTGACCGCGGCCGCACGCCACTTCTCAGGAAGAGAGGTGAAGGGCTACTACGGTGACACGAGGGATCCGCAGCACACCGAGGTGAGGGACCTTGCGGACGAGATCCGCCGGATTGCCAGAGCCAAGCTGCTCAATCCGAAATGGATCGAGGGGATGAAGCGGCACGGCTACAAGGGTGCGGGCGACATCAGCAAGCGAGTCGGTCGAGTCTACGGATATGCGGCTTCGACCCGTGAGGTCGACGACTGGATCTTCGATGACATCGCGAAGACCTTCGTGATCGATCAGGAGAACAGGGAGTTCTTCGAAGAGAACAATCCATGGGCGATGGAGGAGATTGCACGGAGGTTGCTCGAGGCGAAAGAGAGAGGTCTGTGGGATGCGGATCCCGACGTGCTTGACGAACTGAGGAGCCAGTACCTGGAGATCGAAGGCTGGATCGAGGATCGCATGGATGGGATAGAAGGTGACTTCCAAGGTGGTGCGACCGATATCGTTGAGTTCGACGATGCAGAGGGCTGGGGAGAGCAGATAGAGGCGATTAGGGATGTGCTAGATGCCAGGGAATGA